A DNA window from Gemmatimonadales bacterium contains the following coding sequences:
- a CDS encoding ECF-type sigma factor, with amino-acid sequence MDEAARGRAQEAAKQEIAEALAMLRRGAPDGIDRLIPLVYAELRRIAHRQLAAEPAGHTLSTTALVHEAYLRLSRQTRAEWTSRAHFFGLAGRVMRRVLVDYARRHQAARRGGPRLRPVSLEDAEALGDGDADALAVATRSDELLALDEALERLASVDARLARVVECRFFGGLTEGETAEVLGVSQRTVAGDWVMAKGWLYRALRPEE; translated from the coding sequence ATGGACGAAGCGGCACGCGGGCGGGCGCAGGAGGCAGCCAAGCAGGAGATCGCCGAGGCGCTGGCGATGCTCCGCCGCGGAGCGCCCGATGGGATCGACCGGCTCATTCCACTCGTGTACGCGGAGCTGCGGCGCATCGCCCATCGCCAGCTCGCCGCCGAGCCCGCGGGCCACACGCTCTCCACCACGGCACTGGTCCACGAGGCGTATCTCCGCCTGTCCCGGCAGACGCGCGCCGAATGGACGAGCCGCGCGCACTTTTTCGGTCTTGCCGGACGCGTGATGCGGCGCGTGCTCGTGGACTACGCCCGCCGCCACCAGGCCGCGCGGCGAGGCGGCCCGCGCCTGCGGCCCGTATCACTCGAGGATGCCGAAGCGCTCGGCGACGGTGACGCCGACGCGCTGGCCGTCGCCACGCGCAGCGATGAGCTGCTCGCGCTGGACGAAGCGCTCGAGCGGCTGGCATCGGTTGACGCACGACTCGCGCGCGTGGTGGAGTGTCGTTTCTTCGGCGGGCTCACCGAGGGCGAAACTGCCGAGGTGCTCGGCGTGTCGCAGCGGACCGTGGCGGGTGACTGGGTGATGGCGAA